Part of the candidate division KSB1 bacterium genome, ACTCCCGCGCGTGGGTACCCAACGAGGTACCTCGCGAGCGCTCGTTCAGATAGCTGGCCCCCAGGGACAGCACCTTGTCCTGTGCCAAGGGCAGGTCACCCTGCAAAGAGGCACCGGCGCTGACGCCTTTGTTGTCGGCATTCGACGGCCAGAAGGGATTGGGGTCAACATAGCGGGTGGCGAGCTCGTGCCGGAACCCTGTCGCCTGTACGTGCACCTTGCCGCCGAGGCTCGTCTCCACACCCAGCTGCACGCGGCGGCTGTCGTCGGTCTGCTTTGCCTCGGGACTCGGAAAGGCCAAGGATCCAGGCGCACCCCGCTCGGCATGGGACCACTCGCCGGAAAGGGTGAGGCGTGTGAGTGGAGAAGACTGCCAGCTCACCTTGCCGAAGAGTTCATCCATGGCAAACGAATTGTTGATGCGCCTGCTCTCCCTTTCCCTGTCCGTGGCTGGGTCCTTGGTGCGGTAAATAAAGTCGCCGTCGCTGCGGGCGCGGCTTGCGGCCACCAGCAGGCCGACATCGCCCTGCTGGTGACTTGCGCCAAAGTGCGCCGAGCGGCTGCCCCAAGAGCCCATGCCCGTGGCAAGCGACAGCTGAGGCCTCACTCCTCCCCGCGGCGCGCGTGTGATGATGTTCACCACGCCGGCGGCGGCATCCGCCCCATAGAGCGAGGAGAGCCCGCTACGCACAAATTCAATGCGCTCCACCGCAGTGAGCGGCAGCAGGCCGAGATCGTACCCCCCGGCTAACGGCGAATTGAGGCGCGCGCCATCCCAGAGGATGAGCACCTGTTCCGCCGAGGAGCCGCGCACCGACAGCGACTTCATGGCCGCATCCGAGCCATAGCTTTTCACAAAGGCCCCGGCCACAGGCCGCAAGGCATCAGCCACGGTGCTGCCGTTGACCATCTCTATGTCCGCGGCGGAGACCACCTCCGCCGACACGGGCAACTCCCAGCTCAGCGATCTGCCACGCTTGCCGGTGACCATCACTTCCTCAAGTTCAATGATGGTCGGCACCAGGCGCACGGACACCTGTTGGGCGCCGCGATCCGCAACGCGGAGCGTGAGCAGCTGCGGCGCATAGCCCATGTAGGAAACGCGAAGCTGGTACGTTCCTGCCCGCAGCTTGGGAAGCACGAAACGGCCCATTTCGTCGGTGGCGGCGCCCTGCCCGCCTGGCATAACACTGACGTTGGCGCCGGCGAGCGGTTTGCCGGTGGTGTGGTCCACCACCAGGCCGGTCACTTGCGCAAGGGCACTCGAACAAAGGACCGCCACACAGAGGAGCGTCAGGAAAAGCGTCTTTTGCGTCTTCATCTTCGCCTCCCGTGGAACCCGGTTCACTGCTGTCTCTCTCCTACCTAACACTCCGATGGCCGCCGGCACCAGCAGCGCAAAGATTGCGGTGTTGACGGCGGCGTGGGTCAGGTAGAACACCGCCCCATAGGCGTAGGCTCCGAGCAAAGCCGGGAGGGTGAGCCGGGTCATCACGAGAAAGCCCACCGTGGTGAGAAAGTCGAAGGTCACCGTGAGGATGAAGCCGCTGGCCGCTAAAACCAGCACTTGTGGCCAGTGGATTTTGTGCCGCCGCGCCCTCCTGCCGATCAGCCCCCCCACAAACCCCGCCAGGCCCATCCCCAAGACCTGGCTGACCAGCAGAGTGACAGAGGAGATGCCGTAGGGGTTGATGGCCGCGTAGAGAAGCTCGCCGACCATGGCCGTGGCCAGTCCTCGCCCGGCACCAAGGAAGGCGCCGGCGACAAAGGCAGTGGCGGTCACCAGCTCCACGTTGGGCACGCTGCTGAGCAGGTAGCCCAAGGCGACCATCAACCCGGCGAACATGGCCATGCTGGCCAAAGAAACGGTGCCCGGTCTCACGACCTCATTCCTCCTCTGCCATGCGCGAGCACTCCACCACGCGGCGGGCGGCGCCAACAAAAAAACCCTGGCCTCCTCAAACAGACCAGGGTTCGCACGTCGCGCACGCTACGCACCGACACCTCACCCGCGGAGGCTCACACGGTGATACCGACTCCGGCAGGTTTCCTGGCTCTCCCGACCCTGGTCGCCTTCCCATCCAAGCTGCGGACAGTGGCACCGTTGACCAGGGCACCGGCGCATCGACTCATGCGCCCGGGATCACAGTAGCGGGGCTGCGACGGACTTGCACCGTCTTCCCTTTTCCTCCCCGGCGGGGAGCACCGGAATCTACGCCCATATCGCCAAAGAGCGACGGTGCAAATATAGCACAGCGCGAAGGCAATTGCAAGGAAAAAATGCTCACGGGCAAGGTTTCCGCGGAAAATTTGTAGCGGCCCGCCAGTTGGAACTTTTCCCTCTCTGAGGAAGTCTGACCAGCGTCAACGCGTTCGCACAAGTCTGAGGAGGTGGACGTGAAGACGCGCGCAAGAATTTGGCTGGCAACGGTCGTGGTAGGCAGTCTGCTTTCCTGTTCTCCGAGTCACAGGACTTCCCTGCAGAGCAAGATCGACGAGTACATGCGCCGCATGACTGCCCGCGGGTTTTCCGGGGCGCTCTTGGTGGCCAAAGAGGGCAAAATCATTTTGGCCAAAGGCTACGGGCTGAGCGATCGCCAACGGGGCGTCCCTGTCACTGCCGCGACGGTCTTCACCGTGGGGTCCATCACCAAGCAGTTCACGGCCACGGCCATCCTCAAACTTCAGCAGATGGGGAAGCTGAACGTGCACGATCCCATCACCCGCTTCTTCCCGGATGTCCCGCTGGACAAAGCGGACATCACCCTCCATCACCTGCTCACCCACACGGCCGGCTTCCCTGGCGCCATCGGCGACGATTTTGAGCCCATCGGCCGCCAGGAGTTCGTGGCCCTTGCCATGCGCACGCCCCTCCTCTTCGCCCCCGGGGAACGATACCACTACTCCAATGTCGGCTACAGCCTGCTGGGGGCGATCATCGAGGAGCTCACAGGGCGACCGTATGAGCGCTTCCTGCACGAGCACCTTTTCGCACCAGCGGGCATGGCGGAAACCGGCTATGTGCTTCCCTCCTGGAAGGAAGGGCAATTGGCGCACGGGTACCGCGGCGCCCGCGATTGGGGAACCCTGCGCGACCATCCGTGGGGCAGCGACGGCCCCTACTGGCACCTGCGCGCGAACGGCGGTATCCTCTCCACGGTCGGTGACCTTTACAAGTGGCACCTGGCCCTCGAGAGTGACTGCATTCTGCCCGATAGCCTGCGCGCGCTTCTCTCCCACCCTTTCGTGCGCGAAGGCCCTGATGCCGACTCCTTCTACGGCTACGGCTGGTCGATTTCCACAACGCCCAGGGGAACACGGCTTGTGGCCCACAGTGGCGGCAACGGCATCTTCTCTGCGGACTTGCTGCGTTTTCTCGATGAGGGGGTGGCCATCATCTGTCTGGCGAACGGGGCCGGCAAACCGGCCTGGCAGGTGAGCCAGTCGGTGGCACGCATCGTGTTTGGCGAGCGATATGAGCTGCCCCCGGAGAAGACCGAACTCCTGGATCTTGCCACGCTGGCCAGCTCGCCCATGGGGGCTCACGCCATGGCGCTCTTGGAAATCCTGGCCCGGGGAGATACCGGCGCCGCCGCCCGAAACTTGAGCGTGCATTTCGCGGAATCCTACTGCCAGCCGGAGAGGCGACAGCGCCTGCTGGCCTTTGTGCAGCGCGTCGGCAGCAGACAGGCGCCCTTGCGTCTTGTCAAAGCAGAGAAAGTCGGCCCCGCCACCCTCGAGTTCACCGCCCAGTCAGAAAAGACGGGCGACTGGTGGCTGCTCACGATAGATTTCGAGGAGCAAGCTCCCCACCGCATCGCCGGCATACGGATGCAGGACACGGTGCCGCCAGAAGGCCAGGAGGAACAGTAAGGCGAGCGCGCACGCAGGGTCGCGTCGCTCCTGGCCTTGGGCCTGGGCTCAGGGATGCTGCGCTAAGAACTCGGTCACTGCCGTGGCAAACTCATCTGGCGCATCGGCAAAGAGAAAGTGGCCGGCCTGCGGCATGGTGCGCGGCTCCGCATGAGGGAGCAGTTGCGCGTACGTGGCGGTGGCCGCCTCCGGCTAAATGTCCATCCCTCCGTGGAGAATGAGCGCCGGTGCGGTGACCCGCTGCAAAGCCGCGCGGTAGTCGTGCTTCTTGCCCATGCTGAGATACTTCGCCTGCACCATCCAACCGCCGTTGCCGTGGAAGCGAAGCGTGCTGGGCACCGGCATGCCCTTCGCCTTTGCGGCAGCAAGGTAGAACCTGGTGAAACGGGAGTTCAGGCCGATCATCTCCCCCTCACTGCGCGAGAAGAGGTGCTTGAAATCGAGATACTCCTTGAGGAAAGTAGCATAGTCGCTCTTCAGCTCTGCTGGCAGGAGCGCGCCCACCTCGTCCAGGAGGTTGCCCTCGCCGGGAAACACGAGGAGCTGCGCCGGTGCAATCAACACCAGGGCACGCACATGTTCGGGAAACTCCGCCGCGTACAGGGTGGCGAGAAAGGCGCCGATGGAGTGTCCGACCAGGATCAACCTATCCACGCCCAGGATGCGACGGATGCGTTCGACGTCAGCCACCTGCGCACCTATGCCGAGGGCCCTATCGAGGTTGAGCATGTTGCGATAGAGGCTCTTGTCGGATAGCCGATCCACTGGCCGCGTTGAGTTGCCGCAGCCGCGCTGGTGGTAATAGATAACGCGATACTGCGCCGCCAGCTGATGCAGACCAGGTGGTGGGGGAGGTAGGGATAGCCAGGGCCACCGTGCAACACCAGAACCTGCGAGCCAGACCCTTCTTCGAAGAAGAAGAGCTTCACATTCGGCTCAACCAGCCAGAGGTTTGCGCCTGCCGTTTGCGGCGGCGGAGCCAGTGGCGCCCGCAGGTTCTTTGCCTGCCGCACCATTCCTGGTCGGTACAAAGGCTTTCCGGCGGAAACGACAAAGAGCACCCCAGCAACCACCACTACCACAAGCACCCCCGCCAGCAGCACCAGCATTACTCTCTTGGCCACGGTTTCTCCTCCTCAATCCACAAAGCTCCAGTTGACGCCCCAGGCAAAAAAGCGCGTGGGCATGGGATATCCCCAGGTGGTCTGGTACGCGCGCCCAAGAAGGTTTTCCATCCTCACCCAGATGACGGCGTTGTGCATGATCCGCGCCCTGGCTTCGGCGCCAGGGACGGCCACTGGTGGCAGCCTGTGCTCGCTCTCCGCGTCCCACCGCTGGCCAAGGAGCTGGCAGAAGAGTTGCGCGGTGACCTCGAGGTCGGAGTTGAACAGGGAAAGGCCGTAACCTGCGGCCAGCCAGCCGTGCCAACTCGGCAGTTGCGGTAGGCGTTCGTCGCCAAGCACGGGGGACTGCGCCACGACCCAGCAGCGCAGGAAGGAACGCTTGACCGGCTCCCCGAAGAGGCTCGCCATCACTCCGGCCGACCGATGCCTTCCGGCCGCTTGCGTGAACAAGAGCGAGTCCCCTGAGGCTCCAAAACGCGCGTCTATCTCCCGTGCGCCGTGCCGCACAAAGCCGCCGACGTAGAACGCCGCGTGAGGGCCCTGGGACGACATGCCTGCCACCACTCTGTGCACAGCCCACGGGCGAAGGCCCTGAGTGCCCCACACGCGCTGCCGGCCGTATCGCTCGGCAAAGCTGGGAAAAAAGACCTCGCGGCTGCCGTGCACCTCCACCCAGGAATTTGTGCTCAGGCGCCGGACAACCTGGAGGGACGGGGCAAGAAAGAAGCGCGTATCCTGGCGCGCCATACCATCGCAAAGGAGCTGGAGGTGCCAGGACTTGCCAGGTTCGCTGCGCAAGCCGCACCGCAGGCTCCCCTCCACGTCCGTGTGGCCGGCCATAACCTCACTCTCCACCTGGGCATAGCGCACAAAGGCGCCCACGAGGCCGGCAGCCTTCTGCCCGCCCACGCTCGCCGATGACGCTAAGGTGAGGACATGGCTTTCTTCCTGCCAGCGCAGCCGCAATGGGTAGTCGTGAAACTCGCGCCGCAGGTCTGTGTGCACGATGCTTGCCGCGACGTCAACAGGGCGCCCAAGGGTGCCCCGCAGCGTGAGCGCGTGGTCTATCCTGCGATCTTTGCGCACCGGGTGGACCGCCATGCGCAGGGCGAGTTGGCGTTGGTCCGGCGTTTCCTCTGTCTGCGACTTTGTGAGGAGGGCCACATAGTTTGCCGAGCAGTTGTCCGCCAGTGCCGCGCTTGCGGTTGCCCTGATCCTTTGTGCATCATACTCCTGCCGCAGGGCAAAGCCCTCGAAGCCAGAGAGCAGGGCACCCGCCAACACGTCGGCCTTGGGGCTCACCTTCATGCCAAGGGCGACGTCCACGGCGTGTACGCCCCAGTCGCCGTTCTCATAGCCGACATGGGAAAGTGGCCGCTGCCCGGTGTGACGGCGCGCTGTGCAGGAAAGCGTCCCCCCTGCCAGACCACGGGGCGTTCCCCACCCGGCAGCCGTGGCCTCGAGGCGGATCGCCGACAGCCAGTAGGTGGGAAGCATGTGCACATCAGCCGTGCCGGAGATGGGGTCGCGGAGGTCTAATCCGTCCACGAAGAGACCGGTCTCCCGCGGCGTACTCCCCAGCGCGGAAAAGGTCAGCCACTGGCCGGGTGCCCCTCTGTCGTGGAGAAAGATGAAAGGCAGCTCGGTCAGGACCTGTGCAGGCCTGGGGCGCAAGAGCGCCACCCCCTCGAGCGAGAGCGGCTGCCGCATCGGCAGGCTGTCCTGGGAAGCCACGGTCCCGGCCGCCCCACCCTGGGCTCCAGAATCGGCAGACCACCCCAGCACCAGCAGTGTCACCAGAGCCCACAACGGCACGGTCCACATGGGCATTTGGACGCGGCTCATCATGCGCGCTCCCCTTTTGGCGAAGTGGCAAGCTGCCCGCATGCCGCTTGGATGTCGTCCCCCTTGCTACAGCGCACGATGACCGGCGCCTTCAAGGGTGCTAGCCCCTGCCGAAATGCCTCAATGCGCGCGGCGGTCGGCCGGCGGAAGAGCTCATCGGTGGGATTGTAGGGGATGAGGTTCACCTTGCAGGGCACCTGCTTCAGCAAGTCGCGCAGACGCTTAGCGTCCTCGGCCGAGTCGTTTACCCCTGCCAAGAGCACGTACTCGAAGGTCGGTCTGCGACCTGAGCGGCGGTGGTAGAAAATCACCGCGTTGAGGAGCTCCTGCAGCGGATAGCGCTCTGCCACCGGCATGAGCGCCCGGCGTTGTTCGTCAGTGGTGGCATTGAGGGAAATCGCCAGCTTGAAGCGGTGCCCCTCTTCGGCCAGCCTCATGATCCCGGGCACCCAGCCAGCGGTGGAAATGACGATGCGCCGATGGCCGATGGCTATGCCGCGCTCATGGCGCACAAGCTCGCAGGCAGCAATCACCTTATCATAGTTGAGCAGCGGCTCGCCCATGCCCATGAGCACCAGGTTGCTCACCTCCTCCCCGACCTCGCGCTCGACGAGCAGCACCTGGTCAACAATCTCCCCTGCCGACAGGTTGCGACGGAAACCCAGGCGTCCGGTGGCGCAGAAACGGCACCCTAAGGCGCAACCGACCTGCGTGGAAACACAGAGGGTGTGGCGCCCTGCCTCGCGAATGTACACGCTTTCGATGCGCTCGCCATCGCCGAGCTCGAACAAGAACTTGCGCGTGCCTCCGTCCCGTGAGGATACCACCGCCACAATCTTCAGGAGGCCAATCTCGGCAACTTCGGCCAGGCGCAGCCGCAAAGGCTTAGAGATGTCGGTCATTTCGGCAAAGTCGCGCGCTCGCTTGTTGTAGAGCCAAGCGAACAGCTGCCGCCCGCGGAAAGGCTTCTCGCCTATGCTGGAGGCAAACTGCTCCAGCTCCTCCATGCTCATGCCGACAAGTTGTCTCTTGCCTGGCTCAGTCTCCATCAGCAGTTCCTCTCAGTCCCGCAATTGCTCAGGGGCAAATTTACGCAAATGGCGTGGCCTGCGCAAGGAAAAACGTTGACAATTGCGGCGAAAAATGATAACTTAAACGAGCCCTATGACGACATGCGAAGGAGAACCTATGGCCCTTGCGCAACCCCAAAAAGGCGACTTGGAGATTGTCGAGCAGCTTAAGGAAGCGCACGACCGCATTACTAGAGAAATTGGCAAGGTCATTGTCGGTCAGCGGCAGGTCATCGACGAGCTGCTGATTTCGTTGCTGTCGCGCGGGCACTGCCTGCTCATCGGCGTGCCCGGCTTAGCCAAGACGCTGCTCATCAGCACGCTGGCGCGGGTGCTGAACCTGTCCTTTTCGCGTATCCAGTTCACCCCGGACCTGATGCCCTCCGACATCACCGGCACCGAAGTTATTGAGGAGGACGTGAGCACGGGGCGGAAGACCTTCAAGTTCGTGCGCGGACCGGTATTTGCCAACATCGTGCTGGCCGACGAGGTGAACCGGACGCCGCCCAAGACGCAGGCGGCCCTGCTGCAAGCCATGCAGGAGCACGAGGTCTCGGTGGCCGGGCAAACCTACAAGCTCGATGAACCCTTCTTCGTGCTTGCCACCCAGAACCCCATCGAGCAAGAGGGTACCTATCCGCTGCCGGAGGCGCAGCTTGACCGGTTTATGTTCAGCCTGTGGGTCGACTATCCCGCCGCCGAGGAGGAGGAGCAGATTGTACGTTCCACCACCAGTGCCTACGCCGCGCAACTGCACAAGGTTCTGGAGGCGCAGGAAATTGTTGCCCTGCAGGACCTGGTGCGGCGCGTGCCGGTGGCCGATGCGGTGATTCACTATGCAGTCGAGCTGGTGCGCAAGACTCGCCCCAACCACGACGGCGCGCCGCAGTTTATTCGCGACTGGATTAGCTGGGGAGCGGGACCGCGCGCCTCCCAATACCTCATCCTCGGCGCCAAGACGCGCGCCATCCTGGACGGTCGGCCTACCCCGGACATTGCCGACGTGCGGGCGGTGACCCTGCCCGTGCTCCGCCATCGCCTGGTGACCAATTTCAACGCCGAGGCCGATGGCGTAGGCACCGAGGAGATTATCCGCCGCCTTCTGGACACCACCGGAGCATGACCACGATGCCGCGCGCGGCGCAAGACTACCGCCGATTCCTGCAGCCAGAAGTGGTGTCTAAGCTGGCGTCGATGGACCTGCGCGCCCGCCTTGTGGTGGAAGGCTTTATCGCCGGCCTGCACCGCAGCCCGTACCACGGCTTCAGCGTAGAGTTCGCCGAGTACCGCCAGTACATGCCCGGCGACGAGGTCAAGCACATCGACTGGAAGGTCTACGGCCGCACCGACCGCTTCTACGTCAAGGAATTCGAGGAAGAGACTAACCTCAAGTGCTATCTGCTCCTGGACGCCTCTGGCTCCATGGGCTATGCCTCCGGGCCGCTCACCAAGCTGCAATACGCCAGCTACTTAGCAGCCGCCCTCACCTACCTGATGCTCCAGCAACGGGACGCTGTCGGGCTGGTGACTTTTGACCAGAAGATTCGCACCTTTGTGCCGCCGCGCTCGGTGTCCAGCTACCTGCACGTGATTCTACGCCAGTTGGACCGGATGCGCAGCCGCAGCAGAACCAACGTGGCCGCCACACTCCATGAGTTGGCCGAGAGGATCAAGCGCCGCGGCCTCATCATCCTCTTCTCTGACCTATTCGACGAGCCCAGCGAAGTGCTGGCTGGCCTGCAGCACTTTCGCCACCGCAAACACGAGGTCATCGTCTTTCACATTCTCGACCCGCTGGAACGCACGTTTAGCTTCCGGCAGGACGGCCTTTTCAAAGACCTCGAGACGGACGAGACCATCAGCACCCAGCCGTGGCACATCCGCGGGGAGTATCGGGCGCTGGTGGAGCAGTTCCTCGACACCTACCGCCGCGGCTGCCGCCAGCATCGCATCGACTATGTGCTGATGGACACGGCCGCCTCGTACGACCGCGCCCTCTTGCAGTACTTGCTGAAACGACAGCGCGTGGGCGGCTGATAGAAAACCGCACGGCCGGGACAGTCTGCAACCGCTGGTGAAACCCATGAGCAGCAAGACCGTGGACGACATCCTCAATGCATTGAATGCCGAACAACGCGAAGCGGTGACCTTCGGCGAGGGACCCCTGATGGTGGTGGCCGGTGCAGGCACTGGCAAGACGCGCGTCATCACGCATCGCATTGCCTACCTGATCGCCACCAAGCAGGCCCGTCCGGAGGAGATCTTGGCGCTCACCTTCACCGACAAGGCCGCCGCGGAGATGGAAGAGCGCGTGGACGTGCTGGTGCCCTATGGCTTTGCCAATGTGTGGATCAGCACCTTCCACTCCTTCGGCGACCACCTGCTGCGCCAATACGCCTTTGAGTTGGGTCTACCTCCCGACTTTCAAGTCCTTGCCGAAGCAGAGCAGAACATCTTCTTCTGCCAGCACCTTTTCGCCTATCCGCTGGATTTCTACCGGCCGCTGGGCAACCCGACCCGTTTCCTCTCCGCGCTCCTCTCGCTGTTCAGCCGAGCAAAGGACGAAGACGTCAGCCCTGAAGAGTATCTGGCCTACGCCGAACGGCTGCAGAGCGAGGCTGCGGCCCATCCAGAGGACGGCGAGCTTCAGGAGGAGGCGGCGCGGCAGATGGAGCTGGCGCGCACCTATGCCTGTCATCAGCGCCTGTTGGCCGAAAATGGCAAAATCGACTTTGGCGACCAGGTGAGCCTCGCCCTCAAACTGCTGCGCGAGCGTCCTGCCGTGCTACGAGAATTACGGCAGCGCTACCGGTACATCCTGGTGGATGAGTTTCAGGACACCAACTATGCGCAGTTTGTGCTCCTGCAACTTCTGGCCGGGTCGCACGGCAACATCACCGTGGTGGCCGACGATGACCAGTCCATCTACAAGTTCCGGGGTGCGGCAATCAGCAACGTCATCAATTTCTTGCGCACCTACCCCGACGCCCGCCTGGTGGTGCTGAGGGAGAACTATCGCTCCACCCAGCAGATTCTGGATGCGGCCTATCGCCTCATCAGCCACAACAACCCCGAGCGCCTGGAGGTGCAGCGCGGCATCAGCAAGCAGCTGCGGGCGCAGCGCGCCGGCGGGCCTGCAGTCATGCACCGCCATTTCGACAGCCTCTCCACTGAAGCAGACGCGGTGGCGAGCATCATCGAGCAGAAGATGCAGGCAGGTGGTTACTGCTATCGCGACTTTGCCATTCTCGTGCGCGCCAACAACCACGCCGATCCCTTCCTGCGCTCGCTGAACATGAAGGGCATCCCATACCAGTTCAGCGGTAGCCGTGGGCTCTACAGCCGCGAAGAGGTGCGCCTGCTGACCCACTTCTTGCGCACCCTGAGCAATCCCGACGATGTGGTGAGCCTTTTCCACTTAGCGCAATCTGAGGTGTACCAGTTCCCGCCTGTGGAGTTGGCGCGCTGCAACAGCTATGCTCATGCCAGGAACCTGTCGCTCTTCCAGGTCTTTGAGAGCCTGCCACGGCTCGCCGACCTGGTCGTCTCTCCGGAGGCGCAGGCCACCGCCGCCAAGATTGTGGAGAACACGCACAAATTCTTGGAATTTGCTCGCACGAATAACGCCGGCGTGGTGCTGTACCGATTTCTGACCGACAGCGGTCTGTTGAAACGGCTGACCAGCGCGCAGACCGTGGACGCAGAGGTGCAGCTTCTCAACATCGCGCGCTTTTTCGAGATTGTGCGCAGCTTCTGCGCCATGGCCACCGAGGACCGCGTCCAGGAGTTCGTCACGCACTTGGACGCCCTCATCGAGGCGGGCGACGACCCGCCCACCGCGCAGGCCGACACCGACTTGGACGCCGTGAACGTGCTCACAGTGCACAAGGCCAAGGGGTTGGAGTTCCGCGCCGTGTTTCTGGTGGGACTGGTGCAGGACCATTTCCCGACGCGCGCCAGGTCGGAGGCCCTCGCCTTGCCCAAGGAGTTGATCAAAGACATTGTGCCGGAAGGGGACGTGCACTTGCAGGAGGAGCGCCGCCTCTTCTTCGTCGGCATGACGCGCGCCAAGGAAGAGCTCTACCTCACCAGCGCACGCGACTATGGCGGCAAGCGCCCGCGCAAAATCAGCCAGTTCGTGCTGGAGGCCTTGGACACCGTGCGCGCCGACGACAGCTACGAGCGCCCATCTCCCATAGAGGTGATCCAGCGCCACGCACCAGCAGCGCAGACCACTCCCGACTTGGCCGCGCCCATCCCCGAGGACCAGCTCCTCACCATAAGCCATAGGCAGATTGACGACTACATTACCTGCCCGCTCAAGTACAAGTACATCCACGTGCTGCGCGTGCCTCTGTTGCCGCACCACACCATCGTCTACGGGCAAGCCATTCACAAGGCCATCG contains:
- a CDS encoding DUF58 domain-containing protein → MPRAAQDYRRFLQPEVVSKLASMDLRARLVVEGFIAGLHRSPYHGFSVEFAEYRQYMPGDEVKHIDWKVYGRTDRFYVKEFEEETNLKCYLLLDASGSMGYASGPLTKLQYASYLAAALTYLMLQQRDAVGLVTFDQKIRTFVPPRSVSSYLHVILRQLDRMRSRSRTNVAATLHELAERIKRRGLIILFSDLFDEPSEVLAGLQHFRHRKHEVIVFHILDPLERTFSFRQDGLFKDLETDETISTQPWHIRGEYRALVEQFLDTYRRGCRQHRIDYVLMDTAASYDRALLQYLLKRQRVGG
- the rlmN gene encoding 23S rRNA (adenine(2503)-C(2))-methyltransferase RlmN → METEPGKRQLVGMSMEELEQFASSIGEKPFRGRQLFAWLYNKRARDFAEMTDISKPLRLRLAEVAEIGLLKIVAVVSSRDGGTRKFLFELGDGERIESVYIREAGRHTLCVSTQVGCALGCRFCATGRLGFRRNLSAGEIVDQVLLVEREVGEEVSNLVLMGMGEPLLNYDKVIAACELVRHERGIAIGHRRIVISTAGWVPGIMRLAEEGHRFKLAISLNATTDEQRRALMPVAERYPLQELLNAVIFYHRRSGRRPTFEYVLLAGVNDSAEDAKRLRDLLKQVPCKVNLIPYNPTDELFRRPTAARIEAFRQGLAPLKAPVIVRCSKGDDIQAACGQLATSPKGERA
- a CDS encoding TonB-dependent receptor — protein: MRPGTVSLASMAMFAGLMVALGYLLSSVPNVELVTATAFVAGAFLGAGRGLATAMVGELLYAAINPYGISSVTLLVSQVLGMGLAGFVGGLIGRRARRHKIHWPQVLVLAASGFILTVTFDFLTTVGFLVMTRLTLPALLGAYAYGAVFYLTHAAVNTAIFALLVPAAIGVLGRRETAVNRVPREAKMKTQKTLFLTLLCVAVLCSSALAQVTGLVVDHTTGKPLAGANVSVMPGGQGAATDEMGRFVLPKLRAGTYQLRVSYMGYAPQLLTLRVADRGAQQVSVRLVPTIIELEEVMVTGKRGRSLSWELPVSAEVVSAADIEMVNGSTVADALRPVAGAFVKSYGSDAAMKSLSVRGSSAEQVLILWDGARLNSPLAGGYDLGLLPLTAVERIEFVRSGLSSLYGADAAAGVVNIITRAPRGGVRPQLSLATGMGSWGSRSAHFGASHQQGDVGLLVAASRARSDGDFIYRTKDPATDRERESRRINNSFAMDELFGKVSWQSSPLTRLTLSGEWSHAERGAPGSLAFPSPEAKQTDDSRRVQLGVETSLGGKVHVQATGFRHELATRYVDPNPFWPSNADNKGVSAGASLQGDLPLAQDKVLSLGASYLNERSRGTSLGTHARESFGAFAQADAAWKGLLGRPEWQANLLPTARIDHYEGVGFVTSPKVGIILSRVRHSHVAIRGNVGGSFRAPTFNDLYWPEDAFTVGNPNLKPERTTEIDGGLSVRVPAAGRVHGELSLYRRWARDLIVWGMDPLSYKWSPANVSRAEITGQELRLKWEGFAQRLILEANYSHLRAVDTGGIPGLQGKRLIYRPEHMASLRAGFQGRPFYGHVTASYVGSRYTDEANTRRLPAHTVADANVGVRVPFWGVTWHLRAGMDNLFDVQYQVAAGYPMPGRHWRAVAEVGW
- a CDS encoding beta-lactamase family protein; its protein translation is MKTRARIWLATVVVGSLLSCSPSHRTSLQSKIDEYMRRMTARGFSGALLVAKEGKIILAKGYGLSDRQRGVPVTAATVFTVGSITKQFTATAILKLQQMGKLNVHDPITRFFPDVPLDKADITLHHLLTHTAGFPGAIGDDFEPIGRQEFVALAMRTPLLFAPGERYHYSNVGYSLLGAIIEELTGRPYERFLHEHLFAPAGMAETGYVLPSWKEGQLAHGYRGARDWGTLRDHPWGSDGPYWHLRANGGILSTVGDLYKWHLALESDCILPDSLRALLSHPFVREGPDADSFYGYGWSISTTPRGTRLVAHSGGNGIFSADLLRFLDEGVAIICLANGAGKPAWQVSQSVARIVFGERYELPPEKTELLDLATLASSPMGAHAMALLEILARGDTGAAARNLSVHFAESYCQPERRQRLLAFVQRVGSRQAPLRLVKAEKVGPATLEFTAQSEKTGDWWLLTIDFEEQAPHRIAGIRMQDTVPPEGQEEQ
- a CDS encoding MoxR family ATPase yields the protein MALAQPQKGDLEIVEQLKEAHDRITREIGKVIVGQRQVIDELLISLLSRGHCLLIGVPGLAKTLLISTLARVLNLSFSRIQFTPDLMPSDITGTEVIEEDVSTGRKTFKFVRGPVFANIVLADEVNRTPPKTQAALLQAMQEHEVSVAGQTYKLDEPFFVLATQNPIEQEGTYPLPEAQLDRFMFSLWVDYPAAEEEEQIVRSTTSAYAAQLHKVLEAQEIVALQDLVRRVPVADAVIHYAVELVRKTRPNHDGAPQFIRDWISWGAGPRASQYLILGAKTRAILDGRPTPDIADVRAVTLPVLRHRLVTNFNAEADGVGTEEIIRRLLDTTGA
- a CDS encoding alpha/beta hydrolase, yielding MHQLAAQYRVIYYHQRGCGNSTRPVDRLSDKSLYRNMLNLDRALGIGAQVADVERIRRILGVDRLILVGHSIGAFLATLYAAEFPEHVRALVLIAPAQLLVFPGEGNLLDEVGALLPAELKSDYATFLKEYLDFKHLFSRSEGEMIGLNSRFTRFYLAAAKAKGMPVPSTLRFHGNGGWMVQAKYLSMGKKHDYRAALQRVTAPALILHGGMDI